The Vibrio tasmaniensis genome includes a region encoding these proteins:
- a CDS encoding carbamate kinase, with translation MRIVLALGGNALLARGQALTAENQRENIIKSAASIAAIAREHEIVIVHGNGPQVGLLMEQNAAYSEYSPETTPYPMDVLGSQTCGMVGYMLQQELRNIDPELDVATLVTQTEVCKKDPAFANPTKFVGPVYTEQRAKELMAQSTMQFKADGEYYRRVVPSPMPKSIVEIQQIETLLDTENLVIACGGGGVPVSIEQGKSTGVECVIDKDLTAELLAEKIHADLFIILTDGSIFRNYGKEDQAEMKQATPAGLAEFSFPAGSMGPKIDAVCKFVEAGLGNAAIGSLFDLDKIITNEAGTLITKGEGIVYY, from the coding sequence ATGCGCATAGTATTAGCTTTAGGCGGTAACGCTCTTTTAGCAAGAGGCCAAGCATTAACGGCTGAGAACCAACGTGAAAATATCATCAAATCAGCGGCGAGTATTGCTGCGATAGCACGCGAGCATGAGATTGTTATCGTTCATGGTAATGGCCCACAAGTGGGTTTGTTGATGGAGCAAAACGCAGCTTATAGCGAATACTCTCCAGAGACGACACCATATCCAATGGATGTGCTCGGATCCCAAACCTGTGGCATGGTGGGCTACATGTTACAACAAGAGCTAAGAAACATTGACCCTGAATTAGACGTAGCTACGCTAGTCACGCAAACTGAAGTATGCAAAAAAGACCCTGCGTTTGCTAACCCGACGAAATTTGTTGGCCCTGTATATACAGAGCAACGAGCTAAAGAGTTAATGGCTCAAAGCACAATGCAGTTTAAAGCTGATGGCGAGTACTACCGACGCGTTGTGCCTTCTCCTATGCCAAAAAGCATTGTTGAAATTCAGCAAATTGAGACACTTCTAGATACAGAAAACCTGGTTATCGCTTGCGGCGGCGGCGGTGTTCCCGTGAGTATTGAGCAAGGTAAGAGTACTGGCGTAGAGTGCGTCATTGACAAAGATCTTACGGCCGAACTACTCGCTGAAAAAATCCATGCTGACTTATTTATTATCTTAACCGATGGTTCAATTTTCCGTAACTATGGTAAAGAAGACCAAGCAGAAATGAAGCAAGCAACGCCTGCTGGTTTAGCAGAATTTTCATTCCCTGCTGGTTCTATGGGGCCCAAAATTGATGCCGTTTGTAAATTCGTTGAAGCTGGCTTAGGTAATGCGGCGATTGGTTCATTATTTGATTTAGATAAAATAATCACCAATGAAGCTGGCACTCTGATAACGAAAGGCGAAGGTATTGTTTATTACTAA